A genomic stretch from Rhodomicrobium vannielii ATCC 17100 includes:
- a CDS encoding isocitrate lyase/PEP mutase family protein has translation MISSHVADSYHASGIDENALRDQKEKVRRFRKRLQAREAFILPEVWDVISARVIGDAGFDIVGISPVSVAWSCGLLPSDRVPLDTLVETAKSVAMNFSVPVNADLEGVIGRSMEEIGRAVGAVISAGCVGVTIGDGGRGGQHGMASMHDMTAAIKAAKAAALETRVPAVVTARTEAFLLEPPPYSPFETAVERAEAYFAAGADCIAVPGVQHIQIIERLSAHVDGPLQITVGLTPAPDLKALNAAGASSVALGTALMRSLLGNLRLKAEEIFAFGQFNNLDKAIPADALNDLLR, from the coding sequence ATGATTTCGAGCCATGTCGCAGATTCCTATCACGCATCAGGCATCGACGAAAACGCCCTCAGGGATCAGAAGGAAAAGGTTCGCCGCTTCCGCAAGCGCTTGCAGGCGCGCGAGGCGTTCATCCTGCCCGAGGTCTGGGACGTCATTTCCGCGCGCGTGATCGGCGACGCGGGCTTCGATATCGTCGGCATATCGCCCGTTTCCGTCGCGTGGTCGTGCGGGCTGCTGCCGAGCGACCGCGTGCCGCTCGACACGCTCGTCGAGACTGCGAAGAGCGTCGCGATGAATTTCTCCGTACCCGTCAACGCGGATCTCGAAGGCGTTATCGGCCGGTCCATGGAAGAGATCGGGCGAGCGGTCGGCGCCGTAATCTCGGCCGGGTGCGTGGGCGTGACCATCGGCGACGGCGGACGCGGCGGCCAGCACGGGATGGCCTCGATGCACGACATGACAGCGGCCATCAAGGCGGCGAAGGCGGCCGCGCTCGAAACCCGCGTTCCAGCCGTTGTGACGGCCCGCACCGAGGCGTTCCTGCTCGAACCGCCGCCCTATTCCCCGTTCGAAACCGCCGTCGAGCGCGCCGAAGCCTATTTCGCGGCGGGCGCGGACTGCATCGCTGTGCCCGGCGTGCAGCATATCCAGATTATCGAGCGGCTTTCCGCGCATGTGGACGGCCCGCTCCAGATCACCGTCGGGCTGACACCCGCGCCGGATCTGAAGGCGTTGAACGCGGCGGGCGCGTCGTCTGTCGCACTCGGCACGGCGCTGATGCGTTCGCTGCTTGGCAATCTGCGCCTCAAGGCCGAGGAAATCTTCGCCTTCGGCCAGTTCAACAACCTCGACAAGGCCATCCCCGCCGACGCGCTGAACGATCTGCTGCGGTAA
- a CDS encoding DUF2087 domain-containing protein, with translation MSRTVFPYAATDISALARSLGRELETTPEKPGHVELLNMLARGAGFRNFQHFRAQQEAEAKLERTPIAPEPVDFVRVERLARYFDAAGRFIRWPSKASHRDLCLWVMWSRWPAGLVLHEREVNGLLNANHLFGDHALLRREMVDTGLLTRTPDCREYRRVEKKPPADAVALIRHVGRACQVQ, from the coding sequence ATGTCCAGAACCGTATTTCCTTACGCCGCCACCGATATTTCCGCACTCGCCCGTTCACTCGGCCGCGAGCTTGAAACCACGCCAGAAAAGCCCGGCCACGTCGAATTGCTCAACATGCTCGCGCGGGGAGCAGGATTTCGCAACTTTCAGCATTTCCGGGCGCAACAAGAGGCCGAGGCCAAGCTCGAACGCACGCCTATTGCGCCCGAGCCCGTGGATTTTGTTCGCGTCGAACGCCTCGCGCGGTATTTCGATGCCGCCGGGCGCTTCATCCGCTGGCCCTCCAAGGCAAGCCACCGCGATCTCTGCCTTTGGGTGATGTGGTCGCGGTGGCCCGCAGGTCTGGTTCTCCACGAGCGCGAGGTCAACGGCCTTCTCAACGCAAACCATCTGTTCGGCGATCACGCGCTGCTCAGGCGGGAGATGGTCGACACAGGTCTTCTGACCCGAACGCCGGACTGCCGCGAATATCGACGCGTCGAGAAAAAGCCTCCGGCGGATGCGGTCGCGCTGATCCGGCACGTTGGGCGCGCGTGCCAAGTGCAGTGA